The genomic interval ATGGAGTGAAAGCGAAAGCAATCTACGGGTTCGGTAGACCAAAAATATTTGACACACGCATGTGGCGACCCTTGCTTCCATGATTGATGGATGACCCCGATTCTCCCCCCCCCTTAGCACACTTTTTTGTTTCGTTGCATTAattaactaatttaattttgtttggcttttttaaGGCATTTAAATCGAGTTCTCATTTCAGAGTGGGAAAATTTATGCAGCCACATATTTTGGTGAACTTTTTGCCAGAGTGAACGATGGGCCTTATCGCTAGGTTTTCACTCATTTCCCACTCCTCCTCCCcttattttcataatttacgCATACCCGAGGGCGTGACCATTGCATTTGATGGACCCAGATGGATTTTGACAGGAGGGAGAAAGGAAATATTCAGATTGGCGCCATAAATTCATTGGTCCGGtcattttaaaatgtttctCTATTTTCCACGCATTTCGGAcgtatttatttgcatttctaATGATGTCCGTTCACAGATATCCCCGTGCCCACTACAGCAACCCCAACAATCCGCATAAATGGCCAATCAATTTTTAGTGGATCTCCGGTCATTTCGATATGGACATGGACATAATGCCGGTGCTTGTGCTCTTTTCCTATCATTATGATGAATGCAATTTGTGGCTGACAAATGGACTAATTTTGCATAGACTAAGGGATTTATGGTTATAGCTTAAACTACATATGTAGGAGATGGAAATATGGAAAGATTCACAATTTATAATAGTTTATTTCCAAACCAAGCTATAAAAACTTGAGCTTAtaagattaaaataatattcaacTTTTTCTCCATGTCGTACCAAATTTATCTTAACCTTAAACGTTTTTTGTGTTAATTCATTTTGCCATTtcttgaaaattatttttgtgCAGCCTGACATTCTTTTGGCCTGCTTGATAATACGGCcacaaatatttcataattttctggCCGCTCTGCTGCCTCTGGATGCTCACCCAATTAAATTTGTGAATTTTTGCAAAAGCCAAACCAAAACATTTTCGACCAAAAGTGGCCGACAAGACACAATGACAAGGATGTCAACGTTGCCGCCTTTTTAAAACGCAAATTCCATGAAAGCATTCAGCATGTCAACGTTTTGGTAGCCGTGTCTGGACCAGGTCCACTCAAGTTGGTAATACCAGGGACGGCGGTGGGGGGCTTAGAAAAACatgaaaaatttaaacaagCCGGCGAAGACGAACATCCAACACTGGAATCGGTTCTCTCTGTGTTTTCGTCTCTGTCTGCAAAAATTGCAAGTGACAGGCAATTCATCATTCATTTGGTTTTAGACTTGACTGACTGACCAGCTTCGGTTCTGGATTGGGTCGGGATTCGAGAGCTGGAGCGATTCGGTAGCCGGGAGCTGGGGATCCGTATTCGCCTCCGTcgcatgatgatgatgatggggcGACTCCTTTTTGTCTGTGGCATGCAATTTTATGGCCAGCAAACTTTTAGCATAGCCATCGCTTTGACAATTTAATGCATTTAAAGCTTTACAAGAGCAGGTCCTAGGCTGCCCAGCACGCAGTCTCGACCGCCCATGGTAaatgtgaacagtggttgcgGTAGAAGTATTTCTTGTGACTacataaagaaataaaaataaaacttaataaaCCTTAATGTAGAAAATGGTTTCAAATATATGTGGCTAAATTGTGGAAGCCCTTCGtttcaataaattattaaataatagaaatattataatttgtttGTGACAAAGAACTTTCCATAGTTCAAGCACTCGTTTGCCCCAGCAATTGCTTCCAAATGGAACATTTTACTTGGGATGCAATCAAGGCCACCACTTCTCCAACCCCCCTATTTAGCCACTTGTCTGGGCGATGCCACCCACCGTTGTGGGTTGCCTAGTGTTTCGGTCTTTGggaattttaaattgttttaatgCGTGCGTCGAGCATCCTGAGACCCGACCACGCCCCGTCTCGTCGTCTACGTCTACGGATGATGTCGTCAAAGTGGAGGAGCTCTCGACTGGCTCCGCCCTCCGCCTCCTGCAGGATCAATCAATTTTTTAGCACATTCGAGAGCGAACCCCAAGTTGATGAAGTGCGGCCTCTGGGACTCGGGAGACTGAATCCCAAAAAACTGTTTAATATGCAGCGAGTGACACCGCCAAGCGCGACGACATTGAGCAACTGCACCAATTTCGGAGTGAGCCAGAGGATGAGGTGTCTCCACCTCCTACTCCGCACCAACTGCATTCGGTCCCATCCATCTTTTGTCGGTTGACTGCAgttcataaatttttaaaacgCTCGCCGCCGcgaaccaaaacaaacaagtTTTGAATCGCCGCCAGGATCGGTGGAACGCATCCCATAGGTTGAGTGTGTGGACAGAAGGAGACTGGCAGACACGCATGTAatcaatttttatattttagatGAATGCCCCCAAGTGAGGCAGGTGCAGCCGGCGGACCAGCTCTATTATAATTGGATTACCCGTTGCCGCCGAGGGAAACGATAAACTGAATGTTCTCGCATTCTCCTACTCAGCGAAAAGTGGTCTGGTCTAGTCTGGTCAGCTGCCGATTGTCTGGGGGGTCCTGGGCAACTCTTGGACATTTTCACTCATTCGAAGGGGTATCATTTGTATGGGTAGAAAATTAAAAGTCACAGAGAGAGTCAAAGGCAATTAAGGATTGGTCAATGCCAGACAAGCTGGCCCTTGATGGCACCCAATTATTGGGACTGTTAATTTTTCACCATaatatgcattttaaattttttttaaagtggaaaaaaatcattaaatttaGAGTAAGacttatacatttttttaaaatatgatAAAATTTATCAAAGCTTATGTTTTGAAAGACTTAAATTTTGACTATTTTGTGACTGCCAAAAAAAGGTGGCTTATCTTTTATTGTCCAAAATGTTTTCCCTTTTAACTCGGCCATTTCATCCGatcttttgctttttgtatGGACCTCAGAGCGAGGGAAGTACCCGGATCCAATGTCTTCGGCGCTTTGTTACCTTCCTACTGGGACTCGTATTGGGCTTCCTCCTCTGGAAGCTGGCGGCCCTGAACTTTACCCTGGGTCGCCTGTTCGTGAACCGAGCCACCGACCTCTACGTCTTTATAGTCTTTGTCCTGGTGACCGGAACGATCTTCATGCTTAGCCTCCCAGTTCGTGCCGTAATCCTGCTGATCTTCGTGGCATTGGTAGGAAAATCTGGAAGGACATATTTACGTGCAGTGGCCTTTGCCTTTATAATATCCGGACCTATAGCCAACCTGGTGGAAAATGCGGGCGAGGTTGCCCGTGTATTTGTCTGCACTACAGTGCTGACCTACAATCTATCCAAAACCCGGTTCGATTTGATGGCCAAGCCGTTTACAAACACCCTGAAGCATATGCGAGGAGATGTGGAGGAGATACGACATACCTTTTACGAATTACAAGAGGTCCTAGTGGATCTTAAGTATGCCGTGGAAAATTCGGACATTGAAGACGAGAAATACGGcgacaaaaacacaaaacccaTCTATGAAAGATGGGGCAGAGAAACGAAGAGGATGAACATAAGTGAAATTGGAAATGGAGGTAAGGAGCTACCAACTTCAGCGGCGGTTCAGGAGCGTTTTCAACGGAATATGAGAAATAGGTGCAAGCATCAGCTAAGAAGTGGCCATCGCGTGTGCCTGGAGGTTTTTCGAAAGGGTTACAGAAAATGTACAACCAATTTTCCCTCAATGATAGGTAAGGCCATCTGTTGGCCCTACAGGGTGGATATTATCTGCGAGCTAGACCTCTTTGGCAATCCGGATAAGATATGCGACCCATCCGCGGTGGTGCCACAAAACTTTGGGGAGACTTACGTGGAGTTACTGAAGGCCGAACAGCAACTCTTTGACAACAGCTCACAGATAGAGGTGAACTATGAAATAAAGGACGAACAGTTCGCCAAGAGTCAACTGAAGTCCGCTGAGAGGACAGGACAGGCTTTTAAGGAGGACTTTGAACGCCAAAAGCGTATCTTCAATAAAGTCATGGGCATACTTCAGAAGATCCTATGCCTGTTCATGCTGCGGATGGTTTACGTATCCATCAACTACTATGTGAAGTATCTCAACGACGTGGAGTTCGACAACTTCTATATcactaaatattttaagcaCGTGGATCAGCGGCGTAGGAAACAGGGTGTTGATGCCATTTTGCCACTGCGCACCTACGAAAAGTCAAAGTACATTGATGTGGATCACATATTTAGTCGAACCCACCAGGAGTCCACTACGGTTTGCTTTAGCTTGTTACAGTTCCTACTAGAATTAGTCACAGCGGGACTGTTTATATTGATAGACCACTTAGTCGTGGAATTACTTCAGATTGTCCGAAAGCGATCGAAGATCGTTTACCAGCAGGATGGTGAGCATGAAGTCCGATTCAATGTAAGCAATAATAAGttaatcaattaaatatataaataaccCGAATTCCTAACTTATTCCCTGTAAATATAGATCAGTGGTGTGGGTCAAATGGCGCGACTGCTGCGCACCACCATGCATAACTTCAACATCCACGAGAAGGTCTCAACCTCGCTGTCCAACAAGGAGTGCCTTCCGAATCCACATGTCCTGCCAAAAAAGATGTACTACCAGTTAATACTGCTGTACCTGTTCATCATAGTGCTGATCTACCAGAGCACAACATTTCTGCGAATGCGGCGAGTAATTTGCAGCTTCTTCTACTACAAGCGTGAGAAACAGCGCATCCTTTTCCTGTATAACCGCATCCTGCGGAATCGGCTTAGATCTTTGGAGTTTCTGATTTACGATGCCGAGGATAACCTGGCCACACATCGCATCCAGCAGCAGGTCAACGTCTTCCTTTGGCTACGGTTCTCATGTCCTGTCGTATTTGGTTGGATACGGCACTTCAAGTTCGCCAAAAGGACCTGCATGATCTGCCGGGGATTGGAGGACTCCACCTTCACGGTTTGCGTCAACTGCGGGCTGCCATATTGCGACGATTGTGCCGAGGATCTCAACAGTGTGTGCTTTCAGTGCGGCGTGGTTCTTACTAGAGTGGCAGAAGGATCTGAAAGCAGCGTAGAAGTGTACACTTACAGGAAGGAAAAATAATCCAAGGATGAGCAATACTGCTACCGTACTGAGTCGCAAATAATGCTTTTAACATTTATAATAAAGCCTTTCTAATGTTTTCTTCGAATCAGATTTTGCTTTGAGTGCACGGTCAGCTGTAGGCCACATAATTTAGAGTCTCTCTACGAAGGATTAGTAAGAATAGTTAAATGATTTACCCTTCTGTCATTTATAAAACATAAAGCATCTTAATGGCATTACAAAAGTTCATCTCGTATGTGCCAAAAGGAATGGAAAACTTTTCCCTTTGAATCGGAAGCCCACTTCCCTCTCGGGGAATACTTGGTAATCATCTTCGGAGAACTCGGTCTCTTAATCCCACTTGCACTACCCTTTATTAACTGTCCTTCTGTATGATAATCATATCTTCAGCCTAATTGCCATTTTTCCAGTCTGTCAAACTTAATTCTCAACATTTTACCCGGCCACACCCCAACTATTTCCTTGGCCGATGGCACTGTCTGCCAGTTGTCTAGAGTAAGTTGGAAAACATTTCTTTGCAACAACAAGGATCGCTCAATTAGTTGTCCACCCCATTGTCTGGGCCACCCTAAACTCCTATCGCCTGTCCCAGCATAATTATGCACATGTCTGGTGgagctggaaaactttttgtcCTTAGACAAACTTTGCTCAAGCGGCGCTGATTCGATTATGCCACTGGAAAGCAACATTTCAGCACTCTGAGCTACACTCGGCTGCAAGGATTAAGTTACaaaattgttaattaaaaataataaaaacgcTAATTGAAGAAATGCCTACAGTAATGCAGAAACTCCTTTTGCAACAAACCGAAAACGTAACAAAAGTTTTTGGGTGCAAACTTGTCTATACTTTTTGGGATCAGCCAAGAAGATGTCTGCAAACGCTTTCGGGCACTTTCCTCGTCATTTTGGTCGGGATGAAACAGTTGCAACAATGATGACGACAAAGTCTCGCCCACGCTCGCTCTAGTTTTAATATTCATAAGGCTTTTGGCCTCTGTGTCTGCCtgcaataaaataattatgcaAACATGGGATGGCGTTGGCTGGGCAGGAGGTTGGGTGGTAGGGAACCACAAAACCAAAGGAGCTGTGTCTTTCCATTGAAATTTCACACATTTCCATGGAAAAAAAGGGACCAAAAAAATGCGCAAAATTTTCTTACGAAAAACAAACACTGCGGCGGAGGTGGAATCCACATTCAGACGCTAGACTGGTCGGCATGCCGTGTGCAAAGGTGATTATTTGACGTTCACACCTTGTTGCAGTGACTCCTCCCTTCGAGATAATGGGCCGAGGTCGTCGACGCTCGTCGGCGGTTGTTGTGATCAGCCACAGAAGTGACAGGTGTGACACTCCGCCTGACAGCGGCTCCCAGAACTCCACTCCGACCATCAGCTTCACCCTCACCAGTCGACTCCACCATCTGCACAGACTATGAAGACGCAACTAGACGAGACGAGACAGTGGTGGGCACTAAAAAAAAGCTGGAAAAAACAGCTCAGAATTATTTCCTAGAAAACTGCAGACGGATGGTTGAACGAGCAGTGTAAAGACCAGCAAACATAAAAAAGTGAGCGAAACTGGAGCTGTTACTGCAACACCGACCGGGGTATACCCTTTtgacaaaaaaaatatgtaaccAAAGGCTTTTAGCATTATGGTTTCtaaaaatgaaattgatttcGTTTGAAACATGATACCGTATTAATATGAAGTATATTTGTTTGGAATTTCTGGTATATTTCTAAAATCTTTGCTATAAAAAGtgttttgaatttgaatattCGGCACAAATAATCTACGTATATCAACCGACCGTAGAAAGTGTACTGCCAGGTATAACCATCTAAACGAAAATGGCCAAAGTGGTGAAAAATAATCGGGCAGAGTCCCTCAACTGCCTTTATCATCACGGGCTCAACTTGGCGTTGATAATGAAGGAAGCGAAACGATGGCCCACGGATGGTTGGATGCTCGCTGGTCAGTGCATTGTTTCTTTCTttcttacatttttttttatatttcgtTTCAGTATGATGTTCCAGCGGTTTGGCTGCAATTTGCGAGTCCCAGGGACTCCGACTCCGATTCACAGACCGAGTGAGTGAACTATTTAGCAAAGGGAGCCAGGGGATTCATACCATCCGCTGCTGGCGGAGCAGCAGGTGGTAAAGCGTAGAGAAATATGGTGCGGAACATTTCAATTAGAAAAAGCGGCGAAACGGCAGACTGAAGACTGAAGAAACCTCGGACCGACAGCCTGTCGTCGCCCCCAATCAGTTGGGCCCCCATTCCCCGTCCATCTTCATCCTACAGCTCCATCTCCCAGTTCCACGGAATATTCCCCGCCTTTGAAGTCGTGTTCGCCTGACACTGACGAACCGCGACTGGCTATATTccactatatatgtatacccCCACTGCCTGCtattatttcaataaaaattctttaatattattttaagtttGTTATGGCAGGTTAGTTTGTTCTCTGGCCACCGTCCATTTCCCTTTGTGCTCGTATTTAAtctttataattaaaattttagcaaaaacagaaaaaatgcCGCTTCAGGTGGGCGCCCTGGGTGCGAAGAAGCGCAAACGTGTTAAAAATTGATTAAAGTAATTGATTTGAAAGGGCTGGCAGTGGGAGCCCCTGGGTTATTGAGGATTATTCTTTATACTGtacgtatatatatacctTCTTCAGTTTTTATCCCTTTGTTATATTTCAATGTGGACAGCCGACTCAATTAAAGCAGTAAGCGgtgtttgctttatttttataaaaatattagaGTTTATTCAGAAGATAAATTTGTGATCTAATAAGTTTTGACAGAAAAACTGAATTTAATTGATATGATTGATATGAACAAGTaaaaaattcatatttttttagGCTTTGACCATTTTTCTACAATATAAATTCAGTGGTAGTTCCTGAAGTCTGGAATGTGATAACCGACTATCTCTTTGATCTCCTTTTCATTTCTCACACAGCAAATTGCTAATTGCATTCCGCGCATAGAAAAATATGACTGGTCGGAGTGCATTTATTTCGCTTTCGCACAGAAATCATGTGGCAACCGCAGCGGAATCTCAGCTTTGTCAAGTCAAACTCCAAGCACCAGACCCAATTTTCACACAGAATAAAAAGGAGTGAAACCCACCGCACCACAAATCTTTCACTTGGTTTTATTCAcccac from Drosophila mauritiana strain mau12 chromosome 3L, ASM438214v1, whole genome shotgun sequence carries:
- the LOC117141628 gene encoding protein sneaky — protein: MFSLLTRPFHPIFCFLYGPQSEGSTRIQCLRRFVTFLLGLVLGFLLWKLAALNFTLGRLFVNRATDLYVFIVFVLVTGTIFMLSLPVRAVILLIFVALVGKSGRTYLRAVAFAFIISGPIANLVENAGEVARVFVCTTVLTYNLSKTRFDLMAKPFTNTLKHMRGDVEEIRHTFYELQEVLVDLKYAVENSDIEDEKYGDKNTKPIYERWGRETKRMNISEIGNGGKELPTSAAVQERFQRNMRNRCKHQLRSGHRVCLEVFRKGYRKCTTNFPSMIGKAICWPYRVDIICELDLFGNPDKICDPSAVVPQNFGETYVELLKAEQQLFDNSSQIEVNYEIKDEQFAKSQLKSAERTGQAFKEDFERQKRIFNKVMGILQKILCLFMLRMVYVSINYYVKYLNDVEFDNFYITKYFKHVDQRRRKQGVDAILPLRTYEKSKYIDVDHIFSRTHQESTTVCFSLLQFLLELVTAGLFILIDHLVVELLQIVRKRSKIVYQQDGEHEVRFNISGVGQMARLLRTTMHNFNIHEKVSTSLSNKECLPNPHVLPKKMYYQLILLYLFIIVLIYQSTTFLRMRRVICSFFYYKREKQRILFLYNRILRNRLRSLEFLIYDAEDNLATHRIQQQVNVFLWLRFSCPVVFGWIRHFKFAKRTCMICRGLEDSTFTVCVNCGLPYCDDCAEDLNSVCFQCGVVLTRVAEGSESSVEVYTYRKEK